The Podarcis raffonei isolate rPodRaf1 chromosome 2, rPodRaf1.pri, whole genome shotgun sequence genome window below encodes:
- the LOC128404349 gene encoding histone H2A.Z-like, protein MAGIKPGKDSSKTKTKSVSHSQGAGLQFLVGRIQQHLKSRTTSHGCVGAIAAVFSAAILGYRTDEELDSLIKATITGAGAIPHIHKSLNGKIGWELE, encoded by the coding sequence ATGGCTGGTATCAAACCTGGGAAAGACTCCAGCAAGACTAAGACCAAGTCTGTGTCCCATTCACAAGGGGCTGGCTTACAGTTTCTGGTGGGCCGTATTCAGCAGCATCTGAAATCAAGGACTACCAGTCATGGATGTGTGGGAGCTATAGCTGCTGTGTTTAGTGCTGCTATCTTGGGGTACCGCACAGATGAAGAACTGGATTCCCTAATCAAAGCAACCATTACTGGTGCAGGTGCAATTCCACATATCCACAAATCTCTCAATGGAAAGATAGGATGGGAGCTAGAGTAG